A single window of Pseudarthrobacter psychrotolerans DNA harbors:
- a CDS encoding histone-like nucleoid-structuring protein Lsr2 yields the protein MDGSTYELDLNEAHTTQLRVALRRYVEAASRTIKPRGKVRPADQGKGGKSTQVRAWAKEQGLPVSDRGSIPATCWKNT from the coding sequence ATGGACGGCAGCACCTACGAGCTCGACCTCAATGAGGCTCACACCACGCAATTGCGCGTTGCTTTGCGCCGTTACGTGGAAGCTGCCAGCAGGACAATAAAGCCCCGGGGCAAGGTCCGTCCGGCGGATCAGGGAAAGGGAGGAAAATCAACTCAGGTCCGTGCCTGGGCCAAAGAACAGGGACTGCCCGTCAGCGACCGTGGCAGCATCCCGGCAACGTGCTGGAAAAATACGTAG